From Anomalospiza imberbis isolate Cuckoo-Finch-1a 21T00152 chromosome 6, ASM3175350v1, whole genome shotgun sequence, one genomic window encodes:
- the LOC137476188 gene encoding proto-oncogene Mas-like: MRPSATPILLPTTAIHAPGTNQSGAVGQPEPSYTVLKFMESFCLLSAACGMVGNGLVLWYLGFRIRRNHFTVYILNLAAADFGYLLCIAVETVQYLMQFNVGVQFGIFLFLDLFMYGTGLYLLTAISIERCLSVLSPIWCRTHRPKHLSAVVSSLLWALSLLLNTLGYVLCTVRPSPRVCHRLLIAIGALDFLVCAPLMLLFSLTLFLRVKCSSQPFQTGRLFIIIMLTILLFLIFAVPLSVLIFLDFLGHKFMYSPEIGFVLSCVNSTLNPVIYFLVGSYRDRKFRLTLRLAFQRAFQDSADERDERETRDTVTMSS; the protein is encoded by the coding sequence ATGAGACCCTCAGCCACACCAATCCTCCTTCCAACCACAGCCATCCATGCTCCTGGGACCAACCAGAGCGGGGCTGTGGGACAACCCGAGCCATCCTACACTGTCCTCAAGTTCATGGAGAGCTTCTGCCTGCTGAGTGCTGCCTGTGGGATGGTGGGGAACGGCCTGGTCCTGTGGTACCTGGGCTTCCGCATCCGCAGGAACCACTTCACCGTCTACATCCTGAACCTGGCGGCCGCCGACTTCGGGTACCTGCTGTGCATTGCTGTGGAGACCGTGCAGTACCTGATGCAGTTCAACGTAGGGGTGCAGTTCGGGATATTCCTCTTCCTGGATCTCTTCATGTACGGCACGGGCCTGTACCTGCTGACGGCCATCAGCATTGAGCGCTGCCTGTCCGTGCTGTCCCCCATCTGGTGCCGGACACACCGCCCGAAGCACCTGTCTGCTGTGGTGTCCAGCCTGCTCTgggccctgtccctgctcctgaaCACTCTGGGATATGTTTTGTGCACCGTTCGCCCCTCTCCCAGGGTCTGCCACCGCCTGCTCATCGCCATCGGAGCCTTGGATTTCCTCGTCTGCGCGCCCCTCATGCTGCTCTTCAGCCTCACCCTCTTCCTGCGGGTCAagtgcagctcccagcccttccaAACGGGCCGgctcttcatcatcatcatgcTCACtatcctcctcttcctcattttTGCCGTGCCCCTCAGTGTCCTCATCTTCCTGGACTTCTTGGGCCACAAGTTCATGTATTCCCCAGAGATTGGCTTTGTGTTGTCCTGCGTCAACAGCACCCTCAACCCTGTCATTTACTTCCTGGTGGGAAGCTACAGGGATCGGAAATTCAGGCTCACCCTCAGGCTGGCATTCCAGAGGGCCTTCCAAGACTCAGCGGATGAGAGAGATGAGCGGGAAAC